A window of the Dermatophagoides farinae isolate YC_2012a chromosome 2, ASM2471394v1, whole genome shotgun sequence genome harbors these coding sequences:
- the LOC124499167 gene encoding uncharacterized protein LOC124499167, with protein sequence MIFIKHLVFLIIIENLIIISEQQLVHSIYDDDDDNEKIISNKKSDSMTICERIKNGNETIIMIGPKKSDNDEEVMMMMITESKFIFYSRINWTNDNSNGPRLSIRSSSTVQHLEQYSKYLYYNCSYLSWRPTYMNTYLQTIKIDSSIRYNDNNNVMANRNNSSCSTIVNSSSSSSNEMITLYYQKNLQFKNRFRLDLSSQQCFIDDFPSSSSANLLKNHRYFALSIRHNMTMANMHEEYFLLAKNLSHRLEQVKLLQRKQITNTTVVNETRIEEYLWNICVNKEYNQLTFIDADHECSQSSNERMIPLEIRSDDQKHNITGFIDFDNNYSIWIGVPEKEILIVLHQFNENNNKQQTAKLITILTKKQLVQCQNEDD encoded by the exons atgattttcatcaaacatttagtattcttgataataattgagaatttgattattatttccgAACAACAACTTGTTCACAgcatctatgatgatgatgatgataatgaaaagatcatcagcaacaaaaaatcagattCAATG ACAATTTGTGAACGGATTAAAAATGGTAACGAaacaattataatgataggaccgaaaaaaagtgataatgatgaagaagtgatgatgatgatgataactgAATCAAAgtttatattttattcacGTATAAATTGGACCAATGATAATAGTAATGGACCACGATTATcaattcgttcatcatcaacagttCAACATTTAGAACAATATTCTAAATATCTTTACTATAATTGTTCATATCTAAGTTGGCGTCCAACATATATGAATACTTATTTACAGActattaaaattgattcatcaattcgttataatgataataataatgttatgGCAAATCGAAACAATTCATCATGTTCAACAATtgtcaacagcagcagcagcagcagcaatgaaatgataacATTATATTATCAGAAAAATTTGCAATTTAAAAATCGTTTTCGTCTAGATTTATCGAGTCAACAATGttttatcgatgattttccatcatcatcatcagcaaatCTTTTGAAAAATCATCGTTATTTTGCGCTTTCAATACGTCATAATATGACAATGGCTAATATGCATGAGGAATATTTTTTACTTGCTAAAAATCTCTCTCATCGTTTAGAACAGGTAAAATTAttacaacgaaaacaaataacaaatacTACAGTGgtgaatgaaacaagaatCGAAGAATATTTATGGAATATTTGTGTGAATAAAGAATATAATCAACTTACCTTTATCGATGCCGACCATGAATGTagccaatcatcaaatgaacgaatgatACCATTGGAAATTCGATCTGATGACCAAAAGCATAATATAACtggatttattgatttcgataataattattcCATATGGATTGGTGTACcggaaaaagaaatattaATCGTATTACATCagttcaatgaaaataataataaacaacaaacggCTAAATTGATAACAATACTCACTAAAAAACAACTTGTCCAATGccaaaatgaagatgattaa